Proteins encoded together in one Chaetodon auriga isolate fChaAug3 chromosome 20, fChaAug3.hap1, whole genome shotgun sequence window:
- the aatkb gene encoding serine/threonine-protein kinase LMTK1 isoform X1 produces MLCSFSFGSASPVTKMLMLLVTMSSLVFSPGFALSSHFSSDGAPLSELSWSSSLAVVAISFSGLFTFVFLMLACLCCKKGKIGFKEFKNVDGEEYHADMSTLASPASQGSPDVYILPLTEVSLPVAKQPARSVQLLKSTDLGRHSLLYLKEIGNGWFGKVLLGEVNAGLSTTQVVVKELKASASAQDQMHFLEEAQPYRALQHHALVQCLAQCTEVTPYLLVMEFCPLGDVKGYLRSCRTAETMTPEPLILQRMACDIASGLLHLHKHNFTHSDLALRNCLLSANVSVKIGDYGLSHTKYKDDYYLTSDQLFVPLRWIAPELVDEVHGNLLVADQTQQSNMWSLGVTIWELFELGNQPYRHYSDRQVLTYAVREQQLRLPKPLLKVPLAERWYEVMQFCWLQPDQRPNAEEVHLLLSYLCAKGASEAEEDFERRWNSLRPNTGFNSHRGASAMSRDHPSSTSSSFPLLEQFSSGDGYHSESGDDILTVTETSHGLNFEYKWEQARAEQSYRAPDPSSTMGQVNHHCQEAFYPPGGIVGGCPMENLSHGVSPSYYQAKHLHAPGILPVLSAHSPSVSSEYYIRIEEPVDCNIDPEYTMCSYSPDYQGSSGSFLTGSADSGECMACPSQAKNMAPYWSADIHKSDVYDSNDSSPAISLTMEPLLGQVSDNSPLRPWESSHYVSYKDRDGGYYYEHSPPLGIDHYLIGGELSSEHHQESWGSRSLRQALGELENPLGISPSVTSPTQQAYRDAYLDTSQTSIIGKNVTGGYYDMMGSLRKTMPSHSRHNSHSVSINMETEGALFIGHRDSDSEEEEEDIFVERHTCNTWPSKHSHSSVGHHRRASHSCRQDAYVDFHYTMPSTDIEDSWPEDHSLAFHSLPKPIDYLEPHQAKDNSACLSLSKHHPMVPSDNCNAYIYLCHEGETQVPASGECCHSHFVDPLTGLLVRNNSYSHSYSHSNYISDKVIDIPSNEEMINLSPAPGGPIVAKPALIKTEDSREQYVDLTFDETLYKEKREDAIKENPIMQKPTEPEIEEVTLTMTKSTPPPADNMHVMVALTDPQSELSHTGDSGVDRGGSSVSLADILDCSDDDEDEDITDDITDVTSGIFADESSELNASPAFKSLQKQVGTPDSMDSMDLPSAAGSCEGFSPASSHPSSSPKAMDSGYDTENNESPEFVPKEPHEPREQPVGKPTLDTSLEEDKVLEEQGAEDKAVPTEGERSLDEDLTLGASQTGDDILLPLSDKTPYRDSAYFSDYENERQSRDEGDELSETVRDDENTEKEEHVGEKKGEKRKNEEEEELKDAVANKDIKLEMKHIETGGTDSSSPPEMEAYLTEDCGRDEALGLPLEPSDTASIAEGVLDEWPSQEESSSLGDWAAEVVGAMEEALGALNGDCISNVKVEEEDEEDLKRSVQDLETTQESAIKTTGTSGETLHTLPKDEVALQHTASTRRFSSSSPPPPSTPPPPLPPAEGRGSPADGEEADEEDGDTDDSDESDEELRSYSVQEQSGGEESEDECHPVPIVVSDDSEAHKLRSLLKMPTLLTMENLEEELERKKKTVSFFDDVTVYLFDQESPTKELAEHGFPLGAEGQSSQSKPQERVSASDDSSDGNISEESAGYEWEDDFPLLPLPTSTVSSDSPPPRPKAPDPKPAVQRSRFTVSPSSVSRFSITHISDSDMDSVGGSSEDGDKE; encoded by the exons ATGGCGCTCCGCTGAGTGAACTGTCCTGGTCGTCGTCCCTGGCCGTGGTAGCCATCTCCTTCTCGGGCCTCTTCACCTTCGTCTTCCTCATGCTGGCCTGCCTCTGCTGCAAGAAGGGCAAAATCGGCTTCAAG GAATTCAAGAATGTGGATGGGGAGGAGTACCATGCAGATATGTCCACCTTGGCCTCGCCGGCCTCCCAGGGCAGCCCGGACGTCTACATCCTGCCCCTCACCGAGGTGTCCCTGCCTGTGGCAAAGCAACCTGCTCGATCAG tCCAACTCCTGAAGTCCACGGATCTCGGCCGCCACAGTCTCCTCTACCTGAAGGAGATCGGGAATGGCTGGTTCGGGAAG GTTCTGCTCGGGGAGGTCAACGCAGGCCTGAGTACCACCCAAGTGGTAGTAAAGGAACTGAAAGCCAGCGCCAGCGCGCAGGACCAGATGCACTTCCTGGAGGAAGCACAGCCTTACCG tgCCCTCCAGCACCATGCTCTGGTGCAGTGTTTGGCCCAGTGCACTGAGGTCACTCCCTACCTGCTGGTGATGGAGTTTTGTCCACTG GGGGATGTGAAGGGTTACCTCCGAAGctgcaggactgcagagacCATGACCCCAGAGCCCTTGATTCTTCAACGCATGGCTTGTGACATCGCCTCAGGACTCCtacacctgcacaaacacaacttcACACACAG TGACCTGGCTTTGAGGAACTGCTTGTTGTCTGCTAATGTCTCAGTGAAGATTGGAGATTATGGTCTGTCCCACACAAAGTACAAG GATGATTACTacctgacctcagatcagctgttcGTGCCGTTGCGTTGGATTGCTCCAGAGCTGGTGGATGAGGTGCATGGAAACCTGCTGGTGGCTGACCAGACCCAACAGAGCAACATGTG GTCTCTGGGTGTGACTATCTGGGAGCTGTTCGAGTTGGGAAACCAGCCCTACAGACACTACTCTGACAGACAAGTACTGACCTACGCAGtgagggagcagcagctgcGACTGCCCAAGCCGCTGCTCAAAGTGCCCCTGGCTGAGCGCTG GTACGAAGTGATGCAGTTCTGCTGGCTCCAGCCTGATCAGAGACCCAATGCAGAGGAAGTCCACTTGCTGCTCAGCTATCTGTGTGCCAAGGGGGCCAGCGAGGCTGAAGAAGACTTTGAGAGGCGATGGAACTCTCTGCGTCCCAACACTGGATTCAACAGTCACCGCGGTGCCTCTGCAATGTCACGAGACCACCCCTCAtcaacctcctcctctttccctctccttgAGCAGTTTTCATCTGGTGATGGCTACCACTCAGAGTCCGGGGATGACATACTAACAGTCACTGAGACCAGCCACGGTCTGAACTTTGAGTACAAGTGGGAGCAAGCAAGGGCAGAACAGTCCTATAGAGCCCCAGACCCCTCTAGCACCATGGGTCAGGTCAACCATCACTGTCAGGAAGCATTTTACCCACCTGGAGGAATCGTGGGAGGCTGCCCCATGGAGAACCTCAGCCATGGAGTTTCTCCATCTTACTACCAAGCAAAACATCTACACGCTCCAGGCATACTCCCCGTCCTCAGTGCCCATAGCCCCTCAGTAAGCAGTGAATACTACATCCGCATTGAAGAGCCGGTAGACTGTAACATTGATCCAGAGTATACCATGTGCTCCTACAGCCCAGACTACCAGGGCAGCAGTGGGAGCTTTCTGACTGGCAGCGCTGACTCAGGCGAGTGCATGGCCTGCCCGTCACAGGCTAAGAACATGGCTCCCTATTGGTCTGCAGACATCCACAAGTCAGATGTGTACGACTCCAATGACTCAAGTCCAGCTATCTCCCTGACAATGGAGCCCCTTTTAGGACAAGTGTCGGACAACAGCCCCCTCCGACCCTGGGAGTCCAGTCACTATGTGTCCTATAAAGACAGAGATGGGGGTTACTACTATGAGCACTCGCCCCCTTTGGGAATAGATCACTATTTGATTGGAGGTGAGCTCTCCAGTGAGCATCATCAGGAAAGCTGGGGCTCAAGGAGTCTGCGTCAGGCTTTGGGTGAGTTGGAGAACCCACTGGGTATATCCCCCTCTGTAACCAGTCCAACTCAACAGGCATACAGAGACGCATACCTGGACACAAGTCAGACCTCCATTATAGGAAAGAACGTGACAGGGGGCTACTACGACATGATGGGCTCCCTGAGGAAGACTATgcccagccacagcaggcacAACAGCCACTCTGTCAGTATTAacatggagacagagggggcaCTCTTCATCGGGCACAGAGACAGCGAttcggaggaggaagaggaggacataTTTGTTGAGAGACACACCTGCAACACTTGGCCTTCAAAACACAGCCATAGCAGCGTGGGTCACCACAGACGGGCgagccacagctgcagacaggatgCTTACGTAGATTTCCACTACACAATGCCAAGTACAGACATTGAAGACTCCTGGCCGGAGGACCATAGCCTGGCCTTCCACTCTCTACCCAAACCCATTGACTATCTCGAGCCCCACCAGGCCAAAGATAACAGTGCCTGCCTTAGTCTGAGCAAGCATCACCCAATGGTGCCCTCGGACAACTGCAATGCCTACATCTACCTGTGCCACGAGGGCGAGACTCAGGTGCCAGCATCTGGAGAGTGCTGCCACTCGCACTTTGTTGACCCCCTTACAGGCTTGCTAGTCAGAAACAACAGCTATAGTCACAGCTACAGTCACAGCAACTACATCAGTGATAAGGTCATCGACATCCCAAGCAATGAGGAGATGATCAATCTGTCACCAGCTCCCGGGGGTCCCATTGTGGCCAAACCTGCCTTGATAAAGACTGAGGACAGTAGAGAGCAGTATGTTGACCTTACGTTTGATGAAACACTGtacaaagagaaaagggaggatgCAATCAAAGAAAATCCAATCATGCAAAAACCGACGGAGCCTGAAATAGAAGAGGTGACCCTGACGATGACCAAAAGCACTCCGCCTCCTGCTGACAACATGCATGTGATGGTGGCCCTCACAGATCCACAGTCAGAGTTGAGTCACACTGGTGATAGCGGCGTTGACCGGGGAGGCTCCAGTGTGAGCCTCGCTGACATCCTCGACTGCAGTGATGACGATGAGGACGAAGACATCACAGATGACATCACTGATGTTACCTCAGGCATCTTCGCTGACGAGTCCAGCGAGCTGAACGCTTCCCCTGCCTTCAAGTCGCTCCAGAAGCAGGTTGGAACTCCTGATTCCATGGATTCTATGGATCTGCCATCTGCAGCCGGGTCCTGTGAAGGCTTCAGCCCTGCGTCCTCCCACCCTTCCAGCTCACCTAAAGCTATGGACAGTGGCtatgacacagaaaacaatgagagCCCCGAGTTTGTACCCAAAGAGCCTCATGAACCCCGTGAGCAACCTGTAGGAAAGCCTACGCTTGATACAAGCCTGGAGGAGGACaaggtgctggaggagcagggggCCGAGGATAAAGCAGTGCCCACAGAGGGGGAACGGTCACTGGATGAAGATTTGACTTTAGGAGCTTCACAAACAGGCGACGACATCCTTTTACCACTGAGTGATAAGACACCATACAGAGACTCTGCCTACTTCTCAGACTATGAGAATGAAAGGCAGTCCAGGGATGAAGGGGACGAACTGTCAGAGACAGTAAGAGATGACGAAAATACTGAAAAGGAGGAACACGTGGGAGAAAAGAAGGGTGAGAAAAGgaagaatgaagaggaggaagaactgAAGGACGCTGTGGCCAACAAAGACATAAAGcttgaaatgaaacacatagagacaggaggaacagactcctcttctccaccaGAGATGGAGGCATATTTGACAGAAGATTGTGGCCGGGATGAGGCACTGGGCCTCCCTCTGGAGCCCTCTGACACTGCTTCAATAGCAGAAGGTGTGCTGGATGAATGGCCATCTCAGGAAGAGAGCTCATCCCTGGGAGACTGGGCAGCAGAGGTGGTGGGGGCCATGGAAGAAGCCCTTGGTGCCCTGAATGGAGACTGTATCTCCAACGTcaaggtagaggaggaggacgaagaggacCTGAAAAGGTCCGTTCAAGATTTAGAAACAACACAAGAATCAGCGATCAAGACAACGGGGACATCCGGCGAAACCCTGCACACTTTACCCAAAGATGAGGTGGCCTTGCAGCACACGGCGAGCACCCGAcgtttttcttcctcctctcctccacctccatccacccctccccctccgCTCCCCCCAGCAGAGGGCCGAGGGTCTCCAGCAGACGGGGAAGAGGCGGACGAGGAGGACGGTGACACCGATGACAGCGACGAGTCGGACGAGGAGCTGCGAAGCTATAGCGTGCAGGAGCAGAGCGGAGGGGAGGAGAGCGAAGACGAGTGCCACCCGGTGCCCATTGTGGTGAGCGACGACAGCGAAGCCCACAAACTGCGCAGCCTGCTCAAGATGCCGACCCTGCTCACCATGGAGAACCTAGAGGAGGAGCTCGAACGCAAGAAGAAGACGGTGTCGTTCTTCGACGATGTCACCGTCTACCTGTTCGATCAG GAAAGCCCAACCAAGGAGCTAGCTGAGCACGGCTTCCCGCTAGGAGCCGAGGGTCAGAGTTCCCAGAGCAAACCCCAAGAAAGGGTCAGTGCTTCGGATGACTCCTCCGATGGAAACATCTCAGAGGAGA GTGCTGGGTATGAGTGGGAGGACGACTTCCCCCTGCTGCCTCTGCCAACATCCACAGTGTCATCCGACTCACCTCCACCCCGCCCCAAAGCTCCGGACCCCAAACCGGCTGTGCAGCGCTCCCGGTTCACCGTCTCCCCCTCCAGCGTGTCCCGTTTCTCCATCACTCACATCTCCGACTCTGATATGGACTCTGTAGGAG GAAGCAGCGAGGATGGGGACAAAGAGTGA
- the aatkb gene encoding serine/threonine-protein kinase LMTK1 isoform X2, whose product MQRHTLIIWTQDGEAGHTVLESPLDVPLSRLNYLLDDTDGAPLSELSWSSSLAVVAISFSGLFTFVFLMLACLCCKKGKIGFKEFKNVDGEEYHADMSTLASPASQGSPDVYILPLTEVSLPVAKQPARSVQLLKSTDLGRHSLLYLKEIGNGWFGKVLLGEVNAGLSTTQVVVKELKASASAQDQMHFLEEAQPYRALQHHALVQCLAQCTEVTPYLLVMEFCPLGDVKGYLRSCRTAETMTPEPLILQRMACDIASGLLHLHKHNFTHSDLALRNCLLSANVSVKIGDYGLSHTKYKDDYYLTSDQLFVPLRWIAPELVDEVHGNLLVADQTQQSNMWSLGVTIWELFELGNQPYRHYSDRQVLTYAVREQQLRLPKPLLKVPLAERWYEVMQFCWLQPDQRPNAEEVHLLLSYLCAKGASEAEEDFERRWNSLRPNTGFNSHRGASAMSRDHPSSTSSSFPLLEQFSSGDGYHSESGDDILTVTETSHGLNFEYKWEQARAEQSYRAPDPSSTMGQVNHHCQEAFYPPGGIVGGCPMENLSHGVSPSYYQAKHLHAPGILPVLSAHSPSVSSEYYIRIEEPVDCNIDPEYTMCSYSPDYQGSSGSFLTGSADSGECMACPSQAKNMAPYWSADIHKSDVYDSNDSSPAISLTMEPLLGQVSDNSPLRPWESSHYVSYKDRDGGYYYEHSPPLGIDHYLIGGELSSEHHQESWGSRSLRQALGELENPLGISPSVTSPTQQAYRDAYLDTSQTSIIGKNVTGGYYDMMGSLRKTMPSHSRHNSHSVSINMETEGALFIGHRDSDSEEEEEDIFVERHTCNTWPSKHSHSSVGHHRRASHSCRQDAYVDFHYTMPSTDIEDSWPEDHSLAFHSLPKPIDYLEPHQAKDNSACLSLSKHHPMVPSDNCNAYIYLCHEGETQVPASGECCHSHFVDPLTGLLVRNNSYSHSYSHSNYISDKVIDIPSNEEMINLSPAPGGPIVAKPALIKTEDSREQYVDLTFDETLYKEKREDAIKENPIMQKPTEPEIEEVTLTMTKSTPPPADNMHVMVALTDPQSELSHTGDSGVDRGGSSVSLADILDCSDDDEDEDITDDITDVTSGIFADESSELNASPAFKSLQKQVGTPDSMDSMDLPSAAGSCEGFSPASSHPSSSPKAMDSGYDTENNESPEFVPKEPHEPREQPVGKPTLDTSLEEDKVLEEQGAEDKAVPTEGERSLDEDLTLGASQTGDDILLPLSDKTPYRDSAYFSDYENERQSRDEGDELSETVRDDENTEKEEHVGEKKGEKRKNEEEEELKDAVANKDIKLEMKHIETGGTDSSSPPEMEAYLTEDCGRDEALGLPLEPSDTASIAEGVLDEWPSQEESSSLGDWAAEVVGAMEEALGALNGDCISNVKVEEEDEEDLKRSVQDLETTQESAIKTTGTSGETLHTLPKDEVALQHTASTRRFSSSSPPPPSTPPPPLPPAEGRGSPADGEEADEEDGDTDDSDESDEELRSYSVQEQSGGEESEDECHPVPIVVSDDSEAHKLRSLLKMPTLLTMENLEEELERKKKTVSFFDDVTVYLFDQESPTKELAEHGFPLGAEGQSSQSKPQERVSASDDSSDGNISEESAGYEWEDDFPLLPLPTSTVSSDSPPPRPKAPDPKPAVQRSRFTVSPSSVSRFSITHISDSDMDSVGGSSEDGDKE is encoded by the exons ATGGCGCTCCGCTGAGTGAACTGTCCTGGTCGTCGTCCCTGGCCGTGGTAGCCATCTCCTTCTCGGGCCTCTTCACCTTCGTCTTCCTCATGCTGGCCTGCCTCTGCTGCAAGAAGGGCAAAATCGGCTTCAAG GAATTCAAGAATGTGGATGGGGAGGAGTACCATGCAGATATGTCCACCTTGGCCTCGCCGGCCTCCCAGGGCAGCCCGGACGTCTACATCCTGCCCCTCACCGAGGTGTCCCTGCCTGTGGCAAAGCAACCTGCTCGATCAG tCCAACTCCTGAAGTCCACGGATCTCGGCCGCCACAGTCTCCTCTACCTGAAGGAGATCGGGAATGGCTGGTTCGGGAAG GTTCTGCTCGGGGAGGTCAACGCAGGCCTGAGTACCACCCAAGTGGTAGTAAAGGAACTGAAAGCCAGCGCCAGCGCGCAGGACCAGATGCACTTCCTGGAGGAAGCACAGCCTTACCG tgCCCTCCAGCACCATGCTCTGGTGCAGTGTTTGGCCCAGTGCACTGAGGTCACTCCCTACCTGCTGGTGATGGAGTTTTGTCCACTG GGGGATGTGAAGGGTTACCTCCGAAGctgcaggactgcagagacCATGACCCCAGAGCCCTTGATTCTTCAACGCATGGCTTGTGACATCGCCTCAGGACTCCtacacctgcacaaacacaacttcACACACAG TGACCTGGCTTTGAGGAACTGCTTGTTGTCTGCTAATGTCTCAGTGAAGATTGGAGATTATGGTCTGTCCCACACAAAGTACAAG GATGATTACTacctgacctcagatcagctgttcGTGCCGTTGCGTTGGATTGCTCCAGAGCTGGTGGATGAGGTGCATGGAAACCTGCTGGTGGCTGACCAGACCCAACAGAGCAACATGTG GTCTCTGGGTGTGACTATCTGGGAGCTGTTCGAGTTGGGAAACCAGCCCTACAGACACTACTCTGACAGACAAGTACTGACCTACGCAGtgagggagcagcagctgcGACTGCCCAAGCCGCTGCTCAAAGTGCCCCTGGCTGAGCGCTG GTACGAAGTGATGCAGTTCTGCTGGCTCCAGCCTGATCAGAGACCCAATGCAGAGGAAGTCCACTTGCTGCTCAGCTATCTGTGTGCCAAGGGGGCCAGCGAGGCTGAAGAAGACTTTGAGAGGCGATGGAACTCTCTGCGTCCCAACACTGGATTCAACAGTCACCGCGGTGCCTCTGCAATGTCACGAGACCACCCCTCAtcaacctcctcctctttccctctccttgAGCAGTTTTCATCTGGTGATGGCTACCACTCAGAGTCCGGGGATGACATACTAACAGTCACTGAGACCAGCCACGGTCTGAACTTTGAGTACAAGTGGGAGCAAGCAAGGGCAGAACAGTCCTATAGAGCCCCAGACCCCTCTAGCACCATGGGTCAGGTCAACCATCACTGTCAGGAAGCATTTTACCCACCTGGAGGAATCGTGGGAGGCTGCCCCATGGAGAACCTCAGCCATGGAGTTTCTCCATCTTACTACCAAGCAAAACATCTACACGCTCCAGGCATACTCCCCGTCCTCAGTGCCCATAGCCCCTCAGTAAGCAGTGAATACTACATCCGCATTGAAGAGCCGGTAGACTGTAACATTGATCCAGAGTATACCATGTGCTCCTACAGCCCAGACTACCAGGGCAGCAGTGGGAGCTTTCTGACTGGCAGCGCTGACTCAGGCGAGTGCATGGCCTGCCCGTCACAGGCTAAGAACATGGCTCCCTATTGGTCTGCAGACATCCACAAGTCAGATGTGTACGACTCCAATGACTCAAGTCCAGCTATCTCCCTGACAATGGAGCCCCTTTTAGGACAAGTGTCGGACAACAGCCCCCTCCGACCCTGGGAGTCCAGTCACTATGTGTCCTATAAAGACAGAGATGGGGGTTACTACTATGAGCACTCGCCCCCTTTGGGAATAGATCACTATTTGATTGGAGGTGAGCTCTCCAGTGAGCATCATCAGGAAAGCTGGGGCTCAAGGAGTCTGCGTCAGGCTTTGGGTGAGTTGGAGAACCCACTGGGTATATCCCCCTCTGTAACCAGTCCAACTCAACAGGCATACAGAGACGCATACCTGGACACAAGTCAGACCTCCATTATAGGAAAGAACGTGACAGGGGGCTACTACGACATGATGGGCTCCCTGAGGAAGACTATgcccagccacagcaggcacAACAGCCACTCTGTCAGTATTAacatggagacagagggggcaCTCTTCATCGGGCACAGAGACAGCGAttcggaggaggaagaggaggacataTTTGTTGAGAGACACACCTGCAACACTTGGCCTTCAAAACACAGCCATAGCAGCGTGGGTCACCACAGACGGGCgagccacagctgcagacaggatgCTTACGTAGATTTCCACTACACAATGCCAAGTACAGACATTGAAGACTCCTGGCCGGAGGACCATAGCCTGGCCTTCCACTCTCTACCCAAACCCATTGACTATCTCGAGCCCCACCAGGCCAAAGATAACAGTGCCTGCCTTAGTCTGAGCAAGCATCACCCAATGGTGCCCTCGGACAACTGCAATGCCTACATCTACCTGTGCCACGAGGGCGAGACTCAGGTGCCAGCATCTGGAGAGTGCTGCCACTCGCACTTTGTTGACCCCCTTACAGGCTTGCTAGTCAGAAACAACAGCTATAGTCACAGCTACAGTCACAGCAACTACATCAGTGATAAGGTCATCGACATCCCAAGCAATGAGGAGATGATCAATCTGTCACCAGCTCCCGGGGGTCCCATTGTGGCCAAACCTGCCTTGATAAAGACTGAGGACAGTAGAGAGCAGTATGTTGACCTTACGTTTGATGAAACACTGtacaaagagaaaagggaggatgCAATCAAAGAAAATCCAATCATGCAAAAACCGACGGAGCCTGAAATAGAAGAGGTGACCCTGACGATGACCAAAAGCACTCCGCCTCCTGCTGACAACATGCATGTGATGGTGGCCCTCACAGATCCACAGTCAGAGTTGAGTCACACTGGTGATAGCGGCGTTGACCGGGGAGGCTCCAGTGTGAGCCTCGCTGACATCCTCGACTGCAGTGATGACGATGAGGACGAAGACATCACAGATGACATCACTGATGTTACCTCAGGCATCTTCGCTGACGAGTCCAGCGAGCTGAACGCTTCCCCTGCCTTCAAGTCGCTCCAGAAGCAGGTTGGAACTCCTGATTCCATGGATTCTATGGATCTGCCATCTGCAGCCGGGTCCTGTGAAGGCTTCAGCCCTGCGTCCTCCCACCCTTCCAGCTCACCTAAAGCTATGGACAGTGGCtatgacacagaaaacaatgagagCCCCGAGTTTGTACCCAAAGAGCCTCATGAACCCCGTGAGCAACCTGTAGGAAAGCCTACGCTTGATACAAGCCTGGAGGAGGACaaggtgctggaggagcagggggCCGAGGATAAAGCAGTGCCCACAGAGGGGGAACGGTCACTGGATGAAGATTTGACTTTAGGAGCTTCACAAACAGGCGACGACATCCTTTTACCACTGAGTGATAAGACACCATACAGAGACTCTGCCTACTTCTCAGACTATGAGAATGAAAGGCAGTCCAGGGATGAAGGGGACGAACTGTCAGAGACAGTAAGAGATGACGAAAATACTGAAAAGGAGGAACACGTGGGAGAAAAGAAGGGTGAGAAAAGgaagaatgaagaggaggaagaactgAAGGACGCTGTGGCCAACAAAGACATAAAGcttgaaatgaaacacatagagacaggaggaacagactcctcttctccaccaGAGATGGAGGCATATTTGACAGAAGATTGTGGCCGGGATGAGGCACTGGGCCTCCCTCTGGAGCCCTCTGACACTGCTTCAATAGCAGAAGGTGTGCTGGATGAATGGCCATCTCAGGAAGAGAGCTCATCCCTGGGAGACTGGGCAGCAGAGGTGGTGGGGGCCATGGAAGAAGCCCTTGGTGCCCTGAATGGAGACTGTATCTCCAACGTcaaggtagaggaggaggacgaagaggacCTGAAAAGGTCCGTTCAAGATTTAGAAACAACACAAGAATCAGCGATCAAGACAACGGGGACATCCGGCGAAACCCTGCACACTTTACCCAAAGATGAGGTGGCCTTGCAGCACACGGCGAGCACCCGAcgtttttcttcctcctctcctccacctccatccacccctccccctccgCTCCCCCCAGCAGAGGGCCGAGGGTCTCCAGCAGACGGGGAAGAGGCGGACGAGGAGGACGGTGACACCGATGACAGCGACGAGTCGGACGAGGAGCTGCGAAGCTATAGCGTGCAGGAGCAGAGCGGAGGGGAGGAGAGCGAAGACGAGTGCCACCCGGTGCCCATTGTGGTGAGCGACGACAGCGAAGCCCACAAACTGCGCAGCCTGCTCAAGATGCCGACCCTGCTCACCATGGAGAACCTAGAGGAGGAGCTCGAACGCAAGAAGAAGACGGTGTCGTTCTTCGACGATGTCACCGTCTACCTGTTCGATCAG GAAAGCCCAACCAAGGAGCTAGCTGAGCACGGCTTCCCGCTAGGAGCCGAGGGTCAGAGTTCCCAGAGCAAACCCCAAGAAAGGGTCAGTGCTTCGGATGACTCCTCCGATGGAAACATCTCAGAGGAGA GTGCTGGGTATGAGTGGGAGGACGACTTCCCCCTGCTGCCTCTGCCAACATCCACAGTGTCATCCGACTCACCTCCACCCCGCCCCAAAGCTCCGGACCCCAAACCGGCTGTGCAGCGCTCCCGGTTCACCGTCTCCCCCTCCAGCGTGTCCCGTTTCTCCATCACTCACATCTCCGACTCTGATATGGACTCTGTAGGAG GAAGCAGCGAGGATGGGGACAAAGAGTGA